A single Pseudomonas sp. HN11 DNA region contains:
- a CDS encoding response regulator transcription factor, translated as MNKVLIVDDHPVIRLAVRMLMERHGYEVVAETDNGVDALQLAREHMPDIVILDIGIPKLDGLEVICRLSSTKQPAPFKVLVLTSQAPGHFSMRCMQAGAAGYVCKQQDLTELLSAIKAVLSGYSYFPNQALNSVRSTMGNASEADMVERLSGREMMVLQQLARGRTNKEIADGMFLSNKTVSTYKTRLLLKLNARSLVDLIELAQRNGLV; from the coding sequence ATGAATAAAGTGCTGATCGTGGATGATCATCCCGTCATTCGTCTTGCTGTGCGTATGCTAATGGAGCGTCATGGTTATGAGGTCGTTGCCGAGACCGATAACGGTGTCGATGCGTTGCAACTTGCACGGGAGCATATGCCGGACATTGTCATATTGGATATTGGGATTCCCAAGCTTGATGGCCTGGAAGTTATCTGCCGGCTGTCTTCGACCAAACAACCCGCACCGTTCAAGGTGCTGGTGCTTACGTCACAGGCCCCTGGCCATTTTTCCATGCGCTGCATGCAAGCGGGGGCTGCCGGCTACGTATGCAAGCAACAGGACCTCACCGAGTTGCTGAGTGCGATCAAGGCGGTGTTGTCAGGCTACAGCTACTTCCCCAACCAGGCGCTCAATTCGGTACGCTCCACCATGGGGAATGCCAGTGAGGCGGATATGGTCGAGCGTCTTTCGGGGCGGGAAATGATGGTACTGCAGCAATTGGCTCGAGGCAGGACCAACAAGGAGATTGCCGACGGCATGTTTCTCAGCAACAAGACCGTCAGTACCTACAAGACGCGTTTGCTGCTCAAGCTCAACGCCCGCTCCCTCGTAGACCTGATCGAACTGGCCCAACGTAACGGCTTGGTATAA
- a CDS encoding PA3496 family putative envelope integrity protein has product MSAGKEQLEVEDDLVESDEDEAEAPVAEVAKTNLSKRRTIDNLLEERRLQKQLADYDFDL; this is encoded by the coding sequence ATGAGCGCTGGCAAAGAACAACTGGAAGTGGAAGACGACCTCGTTGAGTCGGATGAGGATGAGGCAGAGGCCCCCGTGGCTGAGGTTGCCAAGACCAATTTGAGTAAACGCCGCACAATCGACAATCTTCTGGAAGAACGACGCTTGCAAAAACAACTGGCCGATTACGACTTTGACCTCTGA
- the nth gene encoding endonuclease III gives MNAAKRLEIFRRLHEDNPEPKTELAYTTPFELLIAVILSAQSTDVGVNKATAKLYPVANTPEAIYALGVDGLSEYIKTIGLYNSKAKNVIETCRRLLELHDGEVPQTREALEALPGVGRKTANVVLNTAFRQLTMAVDTHIFRVSNRTGIARGKNVVEVEKQLMKFVPKPYLLDSHHWLILHGRYVCQARKPRCGSCRIEDLCEYKDKTSDD, from the coding sequence ATGAACGCCGCAAAACGCCTGGAAATTTTCCGCAGGCTCCACGAAGACAATCCTGAGCCCAAGACCGAGCTGGCTTACACCACGCCGTTCGAATTGCTGATTGCGGTCATCCTGTCGGCCCAATCCACGGACGTTGGCGTCAATAAGGCCACGGCCAAGCTGTATCCCGTGGCCAACACACCGGAGGCGATTTATGCCCTGGGTGTGGATGGGTTATCGGAATACATCAAGACCATCGGCCTGTACAACAGCAAGGCCAAGAACGTTATAGAGACCTGCCGCCGACTGCTTGAACTGCATGATGGCGAAGTGCCACAAACCCGCGAAGCCCTAGAAGCCCTGCCGGGTGTCGGCCGTAAAACCGCCAACGTGGTGCTCAACACTGCGTTCCGACAACTGACCATGGCCGTGGACACCCATATCTTCCGCGTCAGCAACCGCACCGGCATTGCCCGTGGAAAGAACGTGGTGGAGGTGGAAAAGCAGCTGATGAAGTTTGTCCCCAAGCCTTATCTGCTGGACTCCCACCATTGGCTGATCCTTCATGGGCGCTACGTTTGCCAGGCCCGAAAGCCACGCTGCGGTAGCTGTCGTATCGAAGACCTTTGCGAATACAAGGACAAGACGTCCGACGATTGA
- the rsxB gene encoding electron transport complex subunit RsxB, whose amino-acid sequence MLNRHAHDPSMNLIQRIDALLPQTQCGKCGHPGCKPYAEGIAQGEAINKCPPGGQETIAGLAQLLHVPVVELDISRGEAPAQIAYIREAECIGCTKCIQACPVDAIVGAAKLMHTVIIDECTGCDLCVAPCPVDCIEMRPTATVLPIVGGLAPNDQQRHERGLKRDRARRRFEQRNARLQREEAQKQAERLARAKRSVPVLPVLASTAQDAVIKKAKITVAMSRAQLHKSLKAFGHPPTFEQQSQLIVLQQQFEAAEQALATLELDSTPRTIAATSNTADLKRAKIQLAMRRAALKKAQDSNADPQQLAEAQHNVDEAQRQVDAHGNV is encoded by the coding sequence TTGCTTAACCGGCATGCCCATGATCCCAGCATGAACCTGATTCAACGTATCGACGCGCTACTGCCCCAGACGCAATGCGGCAAATGCGGGCATCCCGGCTGCAAACCGTACGCCGAGGGCATAGCTCAAGGCGAAGCGATCAACAAGTGCCCGCCCGGTGGCCAGGAAACCATCGCCGGTCTTGCACAATTGCTGCACGTGCCGGTCGTGGAACTGGATATCAGCCGCGGGGAAGCTCCAGCCCAGATCGCTTATATCCGCGAGGCAGAGTGCATCGGCTGCACCAAGTGCATACAGGCCTGCCCGGTGGACGCCATTGTCGGCGCAGCCAAGTTGATGCACACAGTGATCATCGACGAGTGCACCGGCTGTGACCTCTGCGTCGCGCCCTGCCCCGTAGACTGCATTGAAATGCGCCCAACGGCCACTGTATTGCCGATTGTGGGTGGCTTGGCCCCCAATGATCAGCAACGCCATGAACGCGGTCTCAAGCGCGACCGCGCAAGACGGCGTTTTGAACAACGTAATGCACGGTTGCAACGGGAGGAGGCACAGAAACAGGCCGAGCGTCTGGCTCGGGCCAAACGTTCAGTGCCGGTTTTACCTGTGTTGGCCAGCACCGCGCAGGATGCAGTGATCAAGAAAGCCAAAATCACCGTTGCAATGAGTCGCGCTCAACTGCATAAATCCTTGAAGGCGTTCGGTCACCCGCCCACCTTTGAACAGCAGTCGCAGTTGATCGTCCTGCAGCAGCAGTTCGAAGCAGCAGAACAGGCGCTGGCGACGCTGGAACTGGACAGCACGCCGAGGACAATTGCTGCGACCAGTAATACTGCCGACCTCAAACGCGCCAAAATCCAGCTGGCGATGCGCCGCGCGGCATTGAAAAAAGCCCAGGACTCGAATGCCGACCCGCAGCAACTGGCCGAGGCACAACACAATGTCGACGAGGCGCAGCGCCAGGTGGATGCCCACGGCAACGTCTGA
- the metG gene encoding methionine--tRNA ligase, producing MSEPRKILVTSALPYANGSIHLGHMLEYIQTDMWVRFQKHRGNQCIYVCADDAHGSAIMLRAEKEGITPEQLIANVQAEHSADFAEFLVDFDNFHSTHSDENRELSSQIYLRLKDAGHIDQRSVTQYFDPEKKMFLADRFIKGTCPKCGTEDQYGDNCEKCGATYAPTDLKDPKSAISGATPVLKDSQHFFFKLPDFQQMLQTWTRSGTLQDAVANKLSEWLDSGLQQWDISRDAPYFGFEIPGEPGKYFYVWLDAPIGYMASFKNLCDRTPELDFDAFWGKDSTAELYHFIGKDIVNFHALFWPAMLEGSGYRKPTGIAVHGYLTVNGQKMSKSRGTFIKARTYLDHLPPEYLRYYYASKLGRGVDDLDLNLEDFVQKVNSDLVGKVVNIASRCAGFIHKGNAGVLVAENAAPELTDAFLAAAPSIADAYEARDFARAMREIMGLADRANAWIADKAPWSLNKQEGKQAQVQAICATGVNLFRQLVIFLKPVLPLLAADAEAFLNVAPLTWNDHATLLGNHQLNEFKPLMTRIDPLKVQAMTDASKEDLVASQTDTGESAPAGNGELSKDPISPEIEFDAFAAVDLRVALIVKAEAVEGADKLLRLTLDLGGEQRNVFSGIKSAYPDPSKLDGRLTMMIANLKPRKMKFGISEGMVMAAGPGGEEIYLLSPDSGAKPGQRIK from the coding sequence ATGTCCGAGCCACGCAAGATCCTCGTCACCAGCGCCCTGCCCTATGCCAATGGTTCCATCCATCTTGGCCATATGCTTGAGTACATCCAGACCGATATGTGGGTGCGCTTCCAGAAGCATCGCGGCAATCAATGCATTTATGTCTGCGCGGACGACGCCCACGGCTCGGCCATCATGTTGCGTGCCGAAAAGGAAGGCATCACCCCGGAACAACTGATCGCCAATGTGCAGGCTGAACACAGCGCCGACTTTGCCGAGTTCCTGGTGGATTTCGACAACTTCCACTCGACCCATTCCGACGAAAACCGTGAGCTTTCGAGCCAGATCTACCTGCGGTTGAAGGACGCCGGGCACATCGACCAGCGTTCGGTGACCCAGTACTTCGACCCGGAAAAGAAAATGTTCCTGGCCGACCGCTTCATCAAGGGCACCTGCCCGAAATGCGGCACTGAAGACCAGTACGGCGACAACTGCGAGAAATGCGGCGCGACCTACGCCCCTACTGACTTGAAGGATCCCAAGTCGGCGATCTCCGGCGCCACCCCGGTGCTCAAGGACTCCCAGCACTTTTTCTTCAAGCTCCCGGATTTTCAGCAAATGCTGCAAACCTGGACCCGCAGCGGCACCCTGCAGGACGCCGTGGCCAACAAACTCTCCGAATGGCTCGACAGCGGCCTGCAGCAGTGGGACATCTCCCGCGATGCGCCGTACTTCGGCTTCGAGATCCCGGGCGAGCCAGGCAAGTATTTCTACGTGTGGCTGGATGCGCCAATCGGCTACATGGCCAGCTTCAAAAACCTGTGCGACCGCACGCCGGAGCTGGACTTCGACGCATTCTGGGGCAAGGACTCCACCGCCGAGCTGTACCACTTCATCGGCAAGGACATCGTCAATTTCCATGCGCTGTTCTGGCCGGCAATGCTGGAAGGTTCGGGTTACCGCAAGCCAACCGGTATCGCGGTGCACGGCTACCTGACGGTCAACGGCCAGAAGATGTCCAAGTCCCGTGGCACCTTCATCAAGGCGCGCACTTACCTGGACCACCTGCCACCGGAATACCTGCGCTACTACTACGCTTCCAAACTGGGCCGTGGCGTCGATGACCTGGACCTGAACCTGGAAGACTTCGTACAGAAGGTCAACTCGGACCTGGTCGGCAAAGTCGTCAATATCGCCAGCCGTTGCGCCGGGTTCATCCACAAGGGCAACGCCGGTGTATTGGTGGCCGAGAACGCCGCGCCGGAACTGACCGACGCCTTCCTGGCCGCTGCGCCAAGCATCGCTGACGCCTATGAGGCCCGCGACTTCGCCCGCGCCATGCGCGAGATCATGGGCCTGGCCGACCGTGCCAACGCCTGGATCGCCGACAAGGCGCCATGGTCGCTGAACAAGCAGGAAGGCAAGCAGGCGCAAGTCCAGGCGATTTGCGCCACGGGCGTCAACCTGTTCCGCCAACTGGTGATATTCCTCAAGCCGGTGCTGCCACTGCTGGCCGCCGATGCCGAGGCATTCCTCAATGTTGCGCCGCTGACCTGGAACGATCACGCCACCTTGCTCGGCAACCATCAACTGAACGAGTTCAAGCCGCTGATGACGCGTATAGACCCGCTGAAAGTCCAGGCCATGACCGATGCTTCGAAAGAAGACCTGGTCGCCAGCCAGACTGACACCGGCGAATCGGCACCGGCTGGCAATGGCGAGTTATCCAAGGACCCAATCTCTCCGGAAATCGAGTTCGACGCCTTTGCAGCCGTGGACCTGCGTGTCGCGCTGATCGTCAAGGCCGAAGCCGTGGAGGGTGCCGACAAGCTGCTGCGCCTGACCCTGGATCTCGGCGGCGAGCAACGCAACGTGTTCTCCGGGATCAAGAGCGCTTATCCGGACCCGTCCAAACTCGATGGTCGCCTGACCATGATGATCGCCAACCTCAAGCCACGGAAAATGAAGTTCGGTATTTCCGAAGGCATGGTGATGGCGGCCGGCCCTGGCGGCGAAGAGATTTACCTGTTAAGCCCTGACAGCGGCGCCAAACCGGGTCAACGCATCAAGTAA